Proteins encoded within one genomic window of Oncorhynchus keta strain PuntledgeMale-10-30-2019 chromosome 12, Oket_V2, whole genome shotgun sequence:
- the ints2 gene encoding integrator complex subunit 2 — protein MSESAGLQFVSPYAFEAMQKVDVVRLAALSDPELRLLLPCLVRMALCAPADQSQSWAQDKKLILRLLSGVEAVNSIVALLSVDFHALEQDARKEQQLRHKAGGSNGESILVSQLQHGLTLEFEHSDPLRRLRLALSELLAIMNKVADSNGEWFLKSSELFESPVYLEEVADVLCILQAELPSLLPIIDVAEALLHVRNGDWFLCLLVANVPDSFNEVCRGLIKNGERQDEESMGGRRRTEALRQLCQMNPSQALNIRAMVVEECHLPGLGVALTLDYKPDTADDAVSPLVSYVSGLLLGTNGKVRTWFSMFIRNGQQRKRESSSVLWQMRRQLLLELVAILPRSRSTHEPNDSVEDAESSSGYSGLREEHVVKASALLRLYCALMGIAGLRPTDEEAEQLLQLMTSRPPATPAGVRFVSLSFCKLLAFPTLVSTPEQEQLMVMWLSWMIKEEEYFESAAGVAASFGEMLLLVAMYFHSNQLSAIIELVCSTLGMKIAIKPSSLSKMKTIFTQEIFTEQVVTAHAVRVAVTNNLSANITGFLPIHCIYQLLRSRAFTKHKVSIKDWIYRQLCETSTPLHTQLLPLIDVYINSILTPASKANPEATNQPITEQEILTVYQGSTAGGEGGRAVRSRYSITTQLLILYYILSYEEALLSNTKQLALMQRKPKSYSAILMDQIPIKYLITQAQGLQQELGGLHSALLRLLATNYPHLCMVEDWVCEEEVTGTLPLLRRMLLTSNTCRYSQTQLHDAFQKVPSSGPRLMRMLDHLTLLSAGDLIPYAEALTGSMGLLLGPSVPRRIPQTLNKLWMVLNTVMPRRLWVMTVNALQPSVKMLRQQRYIQNDLMVDPLIVLRCDQRVYRCPPLMDIVLHMLNGYLLASKAYLNSHLKETADFDRQSQTISNLGLGQAGQPDTPEVTREELKNALLAAQDSAAVQILLEVCLPTSEVQTGPLGAGGDAESLLQSMRAAPGPIKQEEGARRAEGEGEPDGGLLSDLREVQCLICCLLHQMFIADPNIAKLVHFQGYPQALLPLTVAGIPSIHICLDFIPELLAQPQLEKQIFAIQLLSHLCTQYALPKSLSVARLAVSVMATLLTVLTRAKRFSFFMPTLPCLVAFCQAFPPLYDDVATLLVQVGQVCASDVSTKTRDIDPLITRLQYLKVKPQEVVPGGDKSKLSLPQRAAEELGGADPDVQLCYRIEATFMDIISTSQHGL, from the exons ATGTCAGAAAGTGCAGGGCTGCAGTTTGTCAGCCCATATGCCTTTGAGGCCATGCAGAAGGTGGATGTGGTGCGTCTGGCAGCCCTGAGTGACCCAGAGCTGAGGCTGCTGCTGCCCTGCCTGGTTCGGATGGCTCTGTGTGCCCCAGCCGACCAGAGCCAGTCCTGGGCCCAGGACAAGAAGCTCATCCTGCGCCTGCTCTCTGGGGTGGAGGCTGTCAACTCCATTGTGGCCCTCCTGTCTGTCGATTTCCATGCTTTGGAGCAGGATGCCAGGAAGGAGCAGCAACTCAG GCACAAGGCGGGTGGCTCTAATGGAGAGAGCATCCTGGTGTCTCAGCTGCAGCATGGCCTCACCCTGGAGTTTGAACACAGTGACCCTCTCAGGAGACTCAGGCTGGCACTCAGTGAACTACTGGCCATCATGAACAAG GTGGCTGATTCCAATGGGGAATGGTTCCTGAAGTCCTCTGAGCTATTTGAGAGCCCTGTTTACCTGGAAGAAGTTGCAGATGTTCTCTGTATACTTCAAGCAG AGTTGCCCTCTCTGCTGCCCATCATAGACGTGGCAGAGGCTTTGCTGCATGTGAGAAACGGTGACTGGTTTCTGTGCCTGCTGGTTGCCAACGTCCCTGACAGCTTTAATGAAG tgtgcaGGGGCCTGATAAAGAACGGGGAGCGTCAGGATGAGGAGAGCATGGGAGGGAGACGCAGGACAGAGGCCCTGAGACAGCTGTGTCAGATGAACCCCTCCCAGGCACTCAACATCAGAGCCATGGTG GTGGAGGAGTGTCACCTGCCAGGTCTGGGTGTGGCCCTGACCCTGGACTATAAGCCTGACACGGCCGATGATGCAGTCAGCCCTCTAGTGTCCTACGTCAGTGGGCTACTGCTGGGCACCAATGGGAAAGTACGCACCTGGTTCAGCATGTTCATACGCAACGGACAACAG AGGAAGCGTGAGAGCAGTTCTGTGCTGTGGCAGATGCGTAGGCAGCTATTGTTGGAGCTGGTGGCCATCTTGCCCCGGTCGCGCAGCACCCACGAGCCCAATGACAGTGTTGAGGACGCAGAGAGCAGCTCTGGGTACTCTGGTCTCCGGGAGGAGCACGTGGTGAAGGCCTCCGCCCTGCTCAGACTCTACTGTGCCCTCATGGGCATCGCAGGACTCAG GCCCACCGATGAGGAGGCAGAGCAGCTCCTCCAGCTCATGACCAGTCGACCCCCGGCCACTCCAGCTGGGGTTCgatttgtctctctgtccttctgtaaACTACTGGCCTTCCCAACACTCGTCAG CACCCCGGAGCAGGAGCAGCTGATGGTGATGTGGCTCAGCTGGATGATCAAAGAAGAGGAGTACTTTGAGAG TGCTGCAGGGGTCGCCGCTTCCTTCGGAGAGATGCTATTACTGGTTGCCATGTATTTCCATAGCAACCAGCTCAGCGCCATCATCGAGCTGGTCTGCTCCACTTTGGGGATGAAG ATTGCAATTAAGCCCAGCTCTCTGAGCAAAATGAAGACCATCTTTACCCAGGAGATTTTCACTGAGCAG GTGGTCACTGCCCACGCTGTGAGGGTGGCGGTTACCAACAACCTGAGTGCCAACATCACAGGCTTCCTGCCCATCCACTGTATCTACCAGCTGCTCCGCAGCAGAGCCTTCACCAAGCACAAGGTCTCCATCAAG GACTGGATCTACAGGCAGCTGTGTGAGACATCCACCCCGCTCCACACCCAGCTGCTGCCCCTCATCGATGTGTACATCAACTCCATCCTGACCCCAGCTTCCAAGGCTAACCCTGAGGCCACCAACCAGCCAATCACTGAGCAGGAGATCCTCACCGTCTACCAAGGCTCCACTGCAGGG ggaGAGGGTGGTCGAGCGGTGCGTTCCAGATACAGCATCACCACACAGCTCCTCATCCTCTACTATATTCTGTCCTATGAGGAGGCTCTCCTGTCCAACACTAAACAACTGG ctttGATGCAGAGGAAGCCCAAGTCGTACTCTGCCATACTCATGGACCAGATCCCCATCAAATACCTCATCACCCAGGCCCAGGGCCTGCAACAGGAGTTGGGGG gCCTCCACTCGGCCTTGCTGCGGCTGCTGGCCACTAACTACCCCCACCTGTGTATGGTTGAGGACTGGGTGTgtgaggaggaggtgacaggaACCCTGCCTCTGCTCCGGAGGATGCTGCTCACCTCTAACACCTGCAGATACTCCCAGACACAACTCCACGACG ccttCCAGAAGGTTCCCTCCAGTGGTCCCAGACTTATGAGGATGCTGGACCACCTGACCCTGCTGTCAGCTGGAGACCTGATCCCCTACGCCGAGGCTCTGACTGGTAGCATGGGGCTGCTACTGGGCCCCAGTGTCCCCCGACGCATCCCCCAGACCCTCAACAAACTCTGGATGGTCCTCAACACTGTCATGCCCCGCAG GCTGTGGGTGATGACGGTGAATGCCCTGCAGCCCTCAGTGAAGATGCTGAGGCAGCAGAGGTATATTCAGAATGACCTGATGGTTGACCCCCTCATCGTGCTGCGCTGTGACCAAAGGGTCTACAG GTGTCCCCCTCTGATGGACATTGTTCTCCACATGCTGAATGGCTACCTCCTGGCCTCCAAGGCCTACCTCAACTCCCACCTGAAGGAAACAGCTGACTTTGACCGGCAGAGCCAGACCATCTCTAACCTGGGCCTGGGACAGGCTGGACAGCCAGACACCCCAGAGGTCACCAGAGAGGAGCTGAAGAACGCACTGCTGGCCGCTCAG GACAGTGCTGCAGTCCAGATCCTGCTGGAGGTGTGTCTGCCCACCTCAGAGGTGCAGACTGGGCCCCTAGGGGCAGGGGGTGACGCTGAGAGCTTGCTCCAGAGCATGAGGGCTGCGCCTGGGCCCATCAAACAGGAAGAGGGGGCCAGGAGAGCGGAAGGGGAAGGCGAGCCGGATGGGGGGTTACTCAGTGACCTGAGGGAGGTGCAGTGTCTCATCTGCTGTCTGTTGCACCAGATGTTCATCGCTGACCCCAACATCGCCAAACTGGTGCACTTCCAG GGTTACCCTCAAGCTCTGCTACCCTTGACCGTAGCTGGCATCCCCTCCATCCATATCTGCCTGGACTTCATCCCAGAGCTGCTGGCCCAGCCCCAGCTGGAGAAACAG ATCTTTGCCATCCAGCTGCTGTCCCACCTGTGTACCCAGTACGCCCTGCCCAAGTCCCTCAGCGTGGCCCGCCTGGCCGTCAGTGTCATGGCCACGCTGCTCACAG TGCTGACCCGTGCCAAGCGTTTCTCCTTCTTCATGCCTACCCTGCCGTGCCTGGTGGCGTTCTGCCAGGCCTTCCCTCCACTCTACGATGACGTGGCGACCCTGCTGGTGCAGGTGGGACAGGTCTGTGCCTCTGACGTGTCCACCAAGACCAGGGACATCGACCCGCTCATCACCA ggctgCAGTACCTGAAGGTGAAGCCTCAGGAGGTGGTTCCAGGAGGGGACAAGTCCAAGCTGAGCCTTCCCCAGAGGGCAGCAGAGGAGCTGGGTGGTGCTGACCCGGATGTCCAGCTCTGCTACCGGATAGAAGCCACCTTCATGGACATCATCAGCACCAGCCAACACGGACTATAG